TATTACTTCAAAACCAAGTTTTTCAGCCTCAGAAATTCTATGTTCAACCCGGTTTATCGGTCTAATCTCGCCGGCTAAACCTACTTCGGCGGCAAAACATACTTTGTTGGATATAGAAATATCTTCATTCGATGATAATATTGAAGCAACCACGGCCAGATCTATGGCCGGATCATCAACTTTTATCCCTCCTGTTACATTTAGAAATACATCTTTTGCTGCAAGCCTGAACCCTGCTCTTTTCTCCAGAACGGCAAGGAGCATATTCAGTCTTTTTATATCGTAGCCTGTTGTAGATCTTTGTGGAGTACCGTAAACAGCCGAACTAACCAGTGCCTGAATTTCAATCATCATTGGTCTGGCACCTTCCATTGTTGCGGCTATTGCGTTACCCGAAAGTTCTTCGTCGCGTTTGGAAATAAGTATTTCAGATGGGTTTTTAACTTCTCTTAAACCACTTCCATGCATTTCATAAATTCCAAGCTCCTGAGTAGAACCAAACCTGTTTTTATGTGCCCTGAGAATTCTGAACAGATGATTTCTGTCGCCTTCAAACTGAAGAACCACATCAACCATGTGTTCTAAAATTTTTGGACCGGCCAGATTTCCGTCTTTCGTAATGTGGCCTATTAGAATTACCGGTGTTGAAGTTTCTTTGGCAAATCGCAACAATTCAGCAGTACATTCCCTGATTTGTGAAACACTTCCCGGCGATGATTCTATCATTTCTGTTTGTAAAGTCTGGATAGAATCAATAATCAGTAATTGCGGGTTAAGAGCCTTTATTTGATTAAATATGGATTGAGTTTTTGTTTCTGCCAGAATAAATAGGTTTTCATTGTTGATCCCAATCCTTTCAGAGCGCATCTTTATCTGGTTTAAACTCTCCTCTCCCGAAACATAAAGAGTTTTTAAGTGCGATACACTTAAGGCAAGTTGCAGCATCAAAGTAGATTTTCCTATTCCCGGTTCTCCACCGAGTAATATCAATGAGCCCGGAACAATTCCTCCCCCCAGAACCCTGTCAAGTTCTTCGTTTAGGGTATTGAAGCGTTTTTCCTGATTTGTTACAATTTCTGAGACTCTAAATGGTTTCGACTTCTTGCCGGTTGATGCCTGTGAAGAGTCCCACGCTTTAACGGCTTCTTTTTGTATAACTTCCTCAACAATGGTATTCCACTGATTACATGTTGGACATTTACCCATCCATTTTGAATGTTGGGCACCGCAGTTTTGACAGAAAAAAGAAGTTTTTGTTTTAGCCATTTTTTTA
This DNA window, taken from Bacteroidota bacterium, encodes the following:
- the radA gene encoding DNA repair protein RadA, whose protein sequence is MAKTKTSFFCQNCGAQHSKWMGKCPTCNQWNTIVEEVIQKEAVKAWDSSQASTGKKSKPFRVSEIVTNQEKRFNTLNEELDRVLGGGIVPGSLILLGGEPGIGKSTLMLQLALSVSHLKTLYVSGEESLNQIKMRSERIGINNENLFILAETKTQSIFNQIKALNPQLLIIDSIQTLQTEMIESSPGSVSQIRECTAELLRFAKETSTPVILIGHITKDGNLAGPKILEHMVDVVLQFEGDRNHLFRILRAHKNRFGSTQELGIYEMHGSGLREVKNPSEILISKRDEELSGNAIAATMEGARPMMIEIQALVSSAVYGTPQRSTTGYDIKRLNMLLAVLEKRAGFRLAAKDVFLNVTGGIKVDDPAIDLAVVASILSSNEDISISNKVCFAAEVGLAGEIRPINRVEHRISEAEKLGFEVIFVSKYNKADLDKFKIKVVAVSKMEEMFQRLFG